From a region of the Sulfitobacter alexandrii genome:
- a CDS encoding hydroxymethylglutaryl-CoA lyase — translation MSDFPKFVEFREEGPREGFQIEKKIYPIEERIELIDMLSETGLKRIQVGSFVSPKYVPQMADTGELFQRIKRKPGVNYTSLWLNDKGFRKALTAHEVDIDPRLLFYPSEAFAQSNNNCSSAEMREKQRDWVRLYKEEGYTVDAAYVMTAFGCNLEGPIPQERILDDFRFILQLCEEENIPVPILVVADTMGWGNPEAVKRMIGALRELAPEARIGMHIHDTRGLGIANVYAALSMGVDMFESSVAGLGGCPFAGHGHARAAGNVCTEDAVFLCHELGIETGIDLDKLIAAAVKAEEIIGVPLMGRVMHTGGLDKYRKSR, via the coding sequence ATGAGCGACTTTCCCAAATTCGTAGAATTTCGTGAAGAAGGCCCGCGTGAGGGTTTTCAGATCGAAAAGAAGATTTACCCGATCGAAGAGCGGATCGAACTGATCGACATGCTCAGCGAAACCGGCTTGAAACGCATTCAGGTCGGCAGCTTTGTCAGCCCGAAATACGTTCCTCAGATGGCGGACACCGGCGAGTTGTTCCAGCGTATCAAGCGCAAACCGGGCGTGAACTACACATCGCTGTGGCTGAACGACAAAGGGTTTCGCAAGGCCCTGACCGCGCATGAGGTCGATATCGACCCGCGTCTGCTGTTCTATCCTTCCGAAGCATTCGCCCAATCGAACAACAATTGTTCCTCGGCCGAGATGCGGGAAAAACAACGTGACTGGGTCCGTCTTTACAAGGAAGAGGGATATACCGTCGACGCGGCCTATGTGATGACCGCTTTCGGCTGCAACCTCGAGGGCCCCATCCCCCAAGAACGCATCTTGGACGATTTCCGCTTTATCCTTCAGCTATGCGAAGAAGAGAACATCCCCGTGCCGATCCTCGTGGTCGCCGACACCATGGGTTGGGGAAACCCCGAGGCGGTCAAACGGATGATCGGCGCCCTGCGCGAATTGGCGCCCGAGGCGCGCATCGGTATGCACATCCATGACACACGTGGGCTGGGGATCGCCAACGTTTATGCGGCCCTGTCGATGGGCGTGGACATGTTCGAAAGCTCCGTCGCCGGTCTTGGCGGCTGTCCTTTCGCGGGCCACGGCCACGCGCGCGCCGCAGGAAATGTCTGCACCGAGGATGCAGTGTTCCTGTGTCACGAGCTCGGCATCGAAACCGGCATTGATCTGGACAAGCTGATCGCAGCGGCGGTCAAAGCAGAAGAGATCATCGGTGTGCCGCTCATGGGCCGGGTCATGCACACCGGCGGGTTGGACAAATACCGCAAGTCACGCTGA
- a CDS encoding SDR family NAD(P)-dependent oxidoreductase, with amino-acid sequence MTKALDGKVVLVTGAGGGIGRDIALMAATEGAAVVVNDLGASLKGTGQTETAAQKVVEEIRAAGGDAIADGGSVTDPDAARAMIEAGVKEFGRIDAVVNNAGILRDGYFHKMTYEDFDAVVKVHLYGAFNTSRAAADYFREQESGALVHMTSTSGLIGNLAQANYSAAKLGIAAFSKSVALDLKRWNVRSNCIAPFAWSRMISSIKTDTEEQKARVEKVKKMTPAKVAPMACYLMSDRAADVSGQIFAVRMNEIFLFNQPRPLRSVHSGDGWTADEIAERAIPALKSQFTPLEVSADVFSWDPV; translated from the coding sequence ATGACAAAAGCACTTGACGGAAAGGTCGTTCTGGTCACCGGGGCCGGCGGTGGGATCGGGCGTGATATCGCCTTGATGGCAGCTACCGAAGGCGCCGCCGTGGTGGTCAATGATCTGGGCGCATCCCTGAAAGGCACCGGTCAGACAGAAACTGCGGCGCAGAAAGTCGTCGAAGAGATCAGGGCCGCTGGGGGCGATGCCATTGCCGATGGCGGCTCTGTCACCGATCCCGATGCCGCGCGCGCGATGATCGAAGCCGGGGTCAAGGAATTCGGTCGCATCGACGCGGTGGTAAACAACGCCGGCATTCTGCGCGACGGTTACTTCCACAAGATGACCTATGAGGATTTCGACGCGGTGGTGAAGGTCCATCTTTATGGTGCCTTCAATACCAGCCGCGCGGCCGCCGACTATTTCCGCGAACAGGAAAGCGGCGCGCTCGTGCACATGACCTCGACCTCGGGGCTGATCGGCAATCTGGCGCAGGCGAATTATTCGGCGGCAAAGCTGGGCATCGCGGCCTTCTCGAAATCGGTAGCGCTCGACCTGAAACGCTGGAACGTGCGGTCAAACTGCATCGCGCCCTTCGCCTGGAGCCGGATGATATCGTCGATCAAGACCGACACGGAGGAACAGAAGGCGCGGGTCGAGAAGGTCAAGAAGATGACCCCCGCCAAGGTCGCGCCGATGGCCTGTTACCTGATGAGCGACCGCGCGGCGGATGTGTCGGGGCAAATCTTTGCAGTGCGGATGAACGAGATATTCCTGTTCAACCAGCCCCGCCCGCTCCGGTCCGTCCACTCCGGTGACGGCTGGACCGCCGATGAAATCGCCGAGCGCGCCATTCCCGCGCTCAAATCGCAATTCACACCGCTCGAAGTTTCGGCGGATGTCTTTTCGTGGGATCCGGTCTAA
- a CDS encoding citryl-CoA lyase: MGKRKEKISSDIAWSTPDKICVRGLDLPNEILGHMNLGDLAFLQLTGRKATLEESRVFNAIIITLVEHGITPSALAARMTYMGAPESLQAAVAAGLCGLGTVFVGSMEGASKMLYEALPQDKLGTGVDLDALAVETVEKFRARKMIVPGLGHPVHKPVDPRTPRLFQIAAENGKSGEYIELIQKIQAVAEEKSGKMLPINATGAIGAICCEFGFPWKIVRGFGVMARAIGLVGHILEESENPISYELWQRAEQEILETSGSGAK, encoded by the coding sequence ATGGGAAAACGCAAAGAAAAAATCAGCTCCGACATTGCCTGGAGCACCCCCGACAAGATCTGCGTGCGCGGGCTCGACTTGCCGAACGAAATCCTCGGCCACATGAACCTGGGCGATCTGGCCTTTCTGCAATTGACGGGCCGCAAGGCCACGCTCGAGGAAAGCCGCGTCTTCAACGCCATCATCATCACCCTTGTCGAACATGGCATCACGCCATCGGCCCTGGCGGCGCGGATGACCTATATGGGGGCGCCGGAATCGCTTCAGGCGGCTGTGGCGGCTGGCTTGTGTGGGCTGGGCACCGTCTTTGTCGGTTCTATGGAAGGTGCCTCGAAAATGCTTTACGAGGCACTGCCACAGGACAAGTTGGGCACCGGTGTCGATCTGGATGCGCTGGCCGTCGAGACGGTGGAAAAATTCCGCGCCCGCAAGATGATCGTGCCGGGGCTCGGACATCCGGTGCACAAGCCGGTCGATCCGCGCACACCTCGCCTGTTCCAGATCGCTGCCGAGAACGGCAAGTCCGGTGAATACATCGAGTTGATCCAGAAAATTCAGGCCGTTGCCGAAGAAAAATCGGGTAAGATGCTGCCGATTAACGCCACCGGGGCGATCGGAGCAATCTGCTGTGAATTTGGCTTCCCCTGGAAGATCGTGCGGGGCTTTGGCGTCATGGCACGCGCCATCGGTCTGGTCGGTCATATCCTCGAAGAGAGCGAAAACCCGATTTCCTATGAGCTTTGGCAGCGTGCCGAGCAGGAAATTCTTGAAACGTCGGGTTCAGGAGCGAAGTAA
- a CDS encoding acyl-CoA dehydrogenase family protein, producing the protein MQTSAPDTHTDLRDALRALCAQFPPEYHRKFGEDETYPEEFVDALTREGWLAAMIPEEYGGSGLGLTEASIIMEEVNRCGGNAGHCHGQMYNMGTLLRHGSEEQKQKYLPGIASGELRLQSMAVTEPTTGTDTTKLKTTAVKKGDRYEINGQKVWISRIQHSDLMILLARTTPLAEVKKKSQGLSIFMVDLKEAVGNGMEVRPIANMPGHETNEVFFDNLEIPAENLIGTEGRGFYHILDGLNAERTLIAAECIGDGYWFVDKARTYAGDRMVFDRPIGQNQGVQFPIARSYVNIEAANLMRFEACRRFDAGLDCGAQANMAKLLASEASWEAANACIQTHGGFGFAREYDVERKFREARLYQVAPISTNLILSYVGEHILGMPRSF; encoded by the coding sequence ATGCAGACGTCAGCCCCAGACACTCACACCGATCTGCGCGACGCCTTGCGCGCACTTTGCGCGCAGTTTCCGCCAGAATATCATCGCAAGTTCGGCGAGGATGAAACCTACCCCGAGGAATTCGTCGATGCGCTGACCCGCGAGGGCTGGCTCGCCGCGATGATCCCAGAAGAATACGGCGGCTCGGGTCTGGGCCTGACGGAAGCCTCGATCATCATGGAGGAGGTGAACCGCTGCGGCGGCAACGCGGGCCATTGCCACGGGCAGATGTACAATATGGGCACGCTGCTGCGGCATGGTTCGGAGGAGCAGAAACAGAAATATCTGCCCGGCATCGCCAGCGGCGAATTGCGCCTGCAATCCATGGCCGTGACCGAACCGACCACCGGCACCGACACCACCAAACTGAAGACCACGGCGGTGAAAAAGGGCGACCGGTATGAGATCAATGGCCAGAAGGTCTGGATCAGCCGTATCCAGCATTCCGACCTGATGATCCTGCTGGCACGCACCACGCCGCTGGCCGAGGTCAAGAAGAAATCGCAGGGCCTGTCGATCTTCATGGTCGATCTGAAAGAGGCGGTCGGCAACGGCATGGAGGTCCGCCCCATCGCCAATATGCCCGGCCACGAAACCAATGAAGTGTTTTTCGACAACCTGGAAATCCCCGCCGAGAACCTGATCGGGACCGAGGGGCGCGGATTTTACCATATTCTTGACGGGCTGAACGCCGAACGTACCCTGATTGCGGCGGAATGTATCGGTGATGGATACTGGTTCGTCGACAAGGCCCGCACCTATGCCGGCGACCGCATGGTCTTTGACCGCCCCATCGGCCAGAACCAGGGCGTGCAATTCCCTATCGCCAGGTCCTATGTGAACATCGAGGCCGCCAATCTGATGCGCTTTGAAGCCTGCAGGCGGTTCGATGCTGGGCTGGATTGCGGAGCACAGGCGAATATGGCCAAGCTGCTGGCTTCGGAGGCCAGCTGGGAAGCGGCCAATGCCTGCATCCAGACCCATGGCGGCTTCGGTTTCGCACGGGAATACGATGTCGAGCGCAAGTTCCGCGAGGCGCGCCTCTATCAGGTCGCCCCGATCTCGACCAACCTGATCCTGTCATATGTCGGAGAACATATCCTCGGCATGCCAAGATCGTTCTGA
- a CDS encoding FAS1-like dehydratase domain-containing protein — protein MGEIDLDALAPWLGRTETKEDVLTEGLIDKFRATLGPHLWDGSGDVPLGIHWCISLDTVPATALSEDGHAARGGFLPPVPLPARMWAGGDVKHIAPLKIGETITRRSSIRDIVAKQGRSGPLVFVTVEHEYLSGNRLCIREQQTIVYREISTPRTGESAADAGDPTTLRSTLTPDPVLLFRYSALTFNAHRIHYDYVYATETEAYSGLVVHGPLQATLLLNLAADALKTSPHRFSFRGLAPLTLPCELQLHNEETGTSGTVWCQDQNGLRSFSAEYAAV, from the coding sequence ATGGGTGAGATCGACCTTGACGCGCTGGCGCCCTGGCTGGGACGCACCGAGACTAAAGAAGACGTTCTGACGGAGGGGCTGATCGACAAATTCCGCGCCACGCTCGGTCCGCATCTTTGGGACGGATCAGGCGATGTCCCGCTGGGAATTCATTGGTGCATTTCCCTTGATACCGTGCCAGCGACCGCCCTGTCAGAAGACGGCCATGCCGCAAGGGGTGGATTCCTACCCCCTGTCCCGCTGCCCGCCCGGATGTGGGCCGGCGGCGATGTTAAACATATCGCGCCGCTGAAAATCGGCGAAACCATCACCCGGCGCTCTTCGATCAGGGATATTGTGGCCAAGCAGGGCCGTAGTGGACCATTGGTGTTTGTGACCGTCGAACATGAGTATCTGAGTGGCAACCGGCTTTGTATCCGGGAGCAGCAAACGATCGTTTATCGTGAGATTTCCACCCCCCGCACGGGCGAGAGCGCAGCTGACGCGGGTGACCCCACCACGCTTAGATCGACGCTGACACCGGATCCTGTTCTTCTGTTTCGCTATTCGGCGCTGACGTTCAATGCCCATCGCATTCACTATGATTACGTCTACGCCACCGAAACCGAAGCCTATTCCGGGCTTGTTGTGCATGGCCCATTGCAGGCCACGCTGCTTCTGAATCTGGCGGCGGATGCGTTGAAAACATCGCCCCACCGGTTTTCGTTCCGCGGCCTCGCGCCACTCACCCTGCCCTGCGAATTGCAACTGCACAATGAAGAGACCGGCACCTCCGGGACAGTCTGGTGTCAGGATCAAAACGGTCTTCGAAGCTTTTCCGCAGAGTACGCGGCTGTCTGA
- a CDS encoding ABC transporter ATP-binding protein, whose protein sequence is MTTNNGHVSSPLAVRGATLKFGGVTALDDVSISVADDELLAIIGPNGAGKTSLLNVTAGFYRPQKGRVELSGQDVTGLRVDQIARRGLARTFQGTHLFAGQTVVENIMIGRHMLMKSNVVQAFFQFGPVMREESEHREAAEEIIDFLEIEAIRNRPVGTLGYGLRKRVDLGRALAQEPSILLMDEPMAGMNSEEKEDLARFILDVREARKIPVVLVEHDMGVVMDLADRIVVLDFGRVIAEGTPEEIQKDPAVIKAYLG, encoded by the coding sequence ATGACCACGAATAACGGGCACGTATCGTCACCGCTTGCGGTGCGTGGCGCAACTTTGAAATTTGGCGGTGTGACCGCGCTCGACGATGTGAGCATCTCCGTGGCCGACGATGAATTGCTTGCAATTATCGGTCCGAATGGTGCCGGAAAAACATCACTTCTGAACGTGACTGCGGGCTTCTACCGTCCGCAGAAGGGCCGTGTCGAATTGTCCGGGCAGGACGTGACCGGCCTGCGTGTTGACCAGATCGCCCGGCGCGGTCTGGCGCGGACGTTTCAGGGCACCCATCTTTTTGCCGGGCAGACGGTGGTGGAAAACATTATGATCGGCCGCCACATGCTGATGAAATCGAATGTAGTCCAGGCCTTTTTCCAGTTCGGTCCCGTGATGCGCGAGGAATCGGAACATCGTGAAGCCGCAGAGGAGATCATCGATTTTCTCGAGATCGAGGCAATCCGCAACCGGCCCGTGGGCACGTTGGGGTATGGGTTGCGCAAGCGTGTCGATCTGGGCCGTGCATTGGCGCAGGAACCGTCGATCCTGCTGATGGATGAACCGATGGCCGGCATGAACTCGGAGGAAAAAGAAGACCTGGCGCGCTTCATTCTCGATGTGCGCGAGGCGCGCAAGATTCCGGTAGTTCTGGTGGAGCACGACATGGGCGTCGTGATGGACCTTGCCGACCGGATCGTGGTGCTGGATTTCGGGCGGGTCATCGCCGAAGGCACCCCGGAAGAAATCCAGAAGGACCCGGCTGTCATAAAGGCATATCTGGGGTAG
- a CDS encoding branched-chain amino acid ABC transporter permease, which translates to MDPSGVFPTSYRSDRRLIRTRWQFLALVVFMALLLLAPYLVSSRIIAILNMMMISAVIAVGLQICTGYAGQINLGQAAFMGVGAYTASILASKTGLTFLLTIPLAGLSAALFGFLFGLTAARIKGFYLALTTIAAQFLFHFAVLNLPSTWLGGSNGITVPPAELFGLRFVSESSQFYLNFAVTAIMVAGAFGIVRSRFGRAFVAVRDDDVAAGIMGINVAATKANAFLIGAFYAGVGGALWAYLIRFVGVDQFTLFHSIFFVAMIIVGGMGSIVGALIGVFIIRIIQEIIATVGPNIADSVSFLGGDIVFAGMNVVLGGVIALFMILEPKGLMHRWNILKSSYRIWPFPY; encoded by the coding sequence ATGGACCCTTCCGGCGTATTCCCGACAAGCTATCGCAGTGACAGACGTTTGATCCGAACGCGCTGGCAGTTTCTGGCCCTCGTCGTATTCATGGCTCTACTGCTGTTGGCGCCTTACCTGGTGAGCAGCCGTATCATCGCTATCCTGAATATGATGATGATCAGCGCCGTCATCGCCGTCGGGCTTCAGATCTGCACCGGCTATGCGGGCCAGATCAACCTGGGTCAGGCGGCTTTCATGGGGGTCGGGGCCTATACGGCCTCGATACTGGCCTCGAAGACCGGCCTTACGTTTCTGCTGACCATTCCTCTGGCCGGGCTCTCGGCTGCGCTGTTCGGCTTTCTCTTTGGCTTGACCGCGGCGCGGATCAAGGGGTTCTATCTGGCACTGACCACGATTGCAGCTCAGTTCCTGTTCCACTTTGCCGTATTGAACCTGCCGTCTACCTGGCTGGGTGGATCGAACGGTATCACCGTGCCCCCGGCCGAGCTTTTCGGGCTGCGATTTGTCAGCGAATCTTCGCAGTTCTATCTGAATTTCGCGGTCACCGCGATCATGGTGGCGGGCGCGTTCGGGATCGTTCGGTCACGCTTCGGCCGTGCCTTCGTGGCGGTCAGGGATGATGACGTGGCCGCGGGTATAATGGGGATCAATGTCGCGGCCACAAAGGCAAATGCCTTCCTGATCGGCGCTTTCTATGCGGGCGTCGGCGGGGCGCTTTGGGCCTATCTGATCCGCTTCGTGGGGGTAGACCAGTTCACCCTGTTTCACTCGATCTTCTTCGTCGCGATGATCATCGTCGGCGGGATGGGTTCAATCGTGGGGGCCCTGATCGGCGTCTTCATTATCCGCATCATCCAGGAAATTATCGCGACGGTCGGCCCCAATATCGCCGACTCGGTATCATTCCTTGGCGGTGACATCGTGTTCGCTGGCATGAATGTCGTTCTTGGCGGCGTGATCGCATTGTTTATGATCCTCGAACCCAAGGGGCTGATGCACCGCTGGAACATCCTGAAGTCGTCATACCGTATCTGGCCGTTTCCTTACTGA
- a CDS encoding branched-chain amino acid ABC transporter permease, translating to MVYFINDIITGALIGLLYSLVAMGFVVIYRASKVFNFAQGELVIIGGFIVWFTTMQAGLSLWLSIPLSLVLAGLVGYAIERIFLTKLIGESVFSMVMVTVGLLILLRGLVLLVFGPAVRPFPIIFPLKPLFLGDMLIPMNLLIGGIITIVAAVGLSWFFNRTRSGLRMTAVAEDHVVASSMGISVKGSIAFAWVLGAILSTIGAMIFLSGKSLTFLASDIGFAALPVALFAGLESIGGLILAGVIIGIVQSLTTNYLDPLIGGSLGSVVPYIIMLAILLIRPTGLFGWRTIERV from the coding sequence ATGGTCTATTTCATCAATGACATCATTACCGGGGCTTTGATCGGCCTTCTGTATTCGCTGGTGGCCATGGGCTTTGTTGTGATTTATCGCGCCAGCAAGGTGTTCAACTTCGCGCAGGGCGAGCTTGTGATCATCGGCGGGTTCATCGTCTGGTTCACAACGATGCAAGCGGGGCTTAGCCTTTGGTTGTCGATACCCCTTTCGCTGGTTCTGGCCGGGCTGGTCGGGTACGCAATCGAACGGATTTTCCTGACAAAGCTGATCGGTGAATCGGTTTTCTCGATGGTCATGGTCACCGTCGGTCTTCTGATCCTGCTGCGCGGTCTGGTGCTGCTTGTGTTCGGTCCCGCCGTGCGGCCCTTCCCGATCATTTTCCCGCTGAAACCCTTGTTCCTCGGCGACATGTTGATCCCGATGAACCTCCTGATAGGCGGGATCATCACCATTGTCGCCGCCGTCGGCCTGTCGTGGTTCTTCAACCGGACCCGGTCCGGCCTGCGGATGACCGCCGTGGCGGAAGACCACGTCGTGGCCTCCTCGATGGGCATTTCGGTGAAAGGCTCGATTGCCTTTGCCTGGGTTCTCGGGGCAATCCTGTCCACAATTGGTGCGATGATCTTTCTCAGCGGCAAATCGCTGACCTTCCTGGCCTCGGATATCGGGTTCGCGGCCCTGCCGGTGGCGCTGTTTGCCGGGCTGGAATCCATCGGCGGGCTGATCCTTGCGGGCGTGATTATCGGCATCGTCCAGAGCCTGACAACCAACTATCTTGACCCGCTGATCGGAGGGTCACTGGGCAGCGTTGTCCCCTATATCATCATGCTTGCCATTCTGCTGATCCGACCGACCGGCCTGTTCGGCTGGCGCACAATTGAACGGGTGTAA
- a CDS encoding AMP-binding protein — protein MVKQRTAMVFSDPAVTHSETLPQVLLARATSTPTNLAERHKRLGIWREFTWADVLDRVRALALGLENLGLSAGESVMMIGENEPEHFWAEYAVQSLGGKVLSVYPDQNAEEILYLAEDSQTRVFLAQDQEQVDKCIEIAGKYSGALAVVYWDDSGLWGYDHPLLHSFESVSAAGRQIHAKEPARFEEHVKRGRADDTALLSYTSGTTGKPKGVVISHRYLFDNCSRVMGAIEIAPGTEYLTYISPAWVTEQIFGLSIGLIAPMVVNFPEGPEDVLTNIRELAVDALVFSPRQWENLASIVQARMLGAGKFRNAMYNWGMKVGRNVYVERLEGRSPSLAARLQLPFAEALVLHHLRDNLGLGKAKNAMSGGALMAPDVFRMFHAMGVKLRNVYGATEIGLLTAHVGESYQLETSGSWMQSNTNYGEPLEYRVSDEGELQVRGGSGFGGYHGKPEKTAEVLTEDGWYKTGDAVSMTDDGELLFFDRVKDMRRLANGHSYPPQFIETRLRYSPFIKDLMTLGDERRNFVSALINIDMEVLGRWAEENKISFSTYTDLSQKPEVLDLIKGEVARINALLPEGSRVARFANFPKELDPDEGELTRSRKLRRAFLEERYAKLVEAIYAGDDETDLEIAVTYQDGRQGVLKTTVRVSDVENASKAAKRQSKS, from the coding sequence ATGGTCAAACAACGGACAGCAATGGTCTTTTCGGACCCAGCAGTGACACATAGCGAAACCCTGCCGCAGGTTTTGCTCGCGCGAGCGACATCCACACCGACCAACCTCGCCGAACGGCACAAGCGCCTGGGCATCTGGCGTGAATTCACCTGGGCCGATGTTCTTGACAGGGTTCGCGCCCTGGCTCTCGGGTTGGAGAACCTGGGCTTGTCGGCTGGCGAATCCGTCATGATGATTGGCGAAAACGAACCCGAACATTTCTGGGCTGAATACGCCGTCCAGTCGTTAGGCGGCAAAGTCCTGTCTGTCTATCCGGATCAAAACGCTGAAGAGATTCTGTATCTGGCCGAAGACTCGCAAACGCGGGTTTTTCTGGCGCAGGATCAGGAGCAGGTCGATAAATGCATCGAGATTGCGGGCAAGTACTCGGGCGCCCTGGCGGTCGTTTACTGGGACGATTCCGGTCTGTGGGGCTATGATCATCCCCTGTTGCATTCGTTTGAAAGTGTGAGCGCGGCAGGGCGTCAGATCCACGCCAAGGAACCCGCCAGATTTGAAGAACACGTAAAACGTGGACGGGCGGACGATACCGCCTTGCTGTCCTATACTTCGGGGACCACGGGAAAACCCAAGGGCGTTGTCATCAGCCATCGCTACCTGTTCGACAATTGCTCGCGGGTGATGGGGGCAATCGAAATCGCGCCGGGCACCGAATACCTGACCTACATTTCGCCTGCCTGGGTCACGGAACAGATTTTCGGCCTGTCGATCGGTTTGATCGCGCCCATGGTCGTCAATTTTCCCGAAGGCCCTGAAGACGTACTGACCAACATTCGCGAACTGGCGGTTGATGCACTGGTGTTCAGTCCGCGCCAGTGGGAAAACCTCGCCTCCATCGTTCAGGCCCGGATGCTGGGCGCGGGCAAGTTCCGCAATGCGATGTACAATTGGGGCATGAAGGTTGGCCGCAACGTTTACGTCGAGCGGCTGGAAGGGCGTAGCCCCAGCCTTGCCGCACGCCTGCAGCTTCCCTTTGCCGAAGCTCTGGTGCTGCATCACCTGCGCGACAATCTTGGCCTTGGTAAGGCCAAAAACGCAATGAGCGGCGGCGCCCTGATGGCACCTGACGTCTTTCGTATGTTCCACGCGATGGGGGTTAAGCTGCGCAACGTGTATGGCGCGACCGAAATCGGCCTTCTGACCGCGCATGTCGGCGAAAGCTATCAGCTGGAAACCAGCGGCAGCTGGATGCAAAGCAACACGAACTACGGCGAACCGCTGGAATACAGGGTCTCGGACGAAGGGGAGCTTCAGGTGCGTGGCGGATCGGGCTTCGGCGGCTATCACGGCAAGCCCGAAAAGACCGCAGAGGTGCTGACCGAAGACGGTTGGTACAAGACCGGTGATGCGGTCTCGATGACCGACGACGGCGAGCTATTGTTCTTTGACCGTGTCAAGGACATGCGCCGCCTGGCAAACGGTCACAGCTATCCGCCGCAGTTCATCGAAACGCGGTTGCGGTATAGCCCCTTCATCAAGGACCTCATGACATTGGGCGACGAACGCCGGAATTTCGTCAGCGCGCTTATCAATATCGATATGGAAGTTCTCGGGCGTTGGGCGGAAGAGAACAAGATCAGCTTTTCGACCTACACCGATCTGTCGCAGAAACCCGAAGTTCTGGACCTTATCAAAGGCGAAGTGGCGCGCATCAATGCGCTCCTGCCCGAAGGCTCGCGCGTGGCACGTTTTGCGAATTTTCCCAAGGAACTCGACCCGGATGAAGGCGAGTTGACCCGCAGCCGAAAGCTTCGCCGGGCCTTTCTGGAGGAACGGTATGCCAAGCTCGTCGAGGCGATCTATGCTGGCGATGACGAGACAGATCTCGAAATCGCTGTGACCTATCAGGACGGTCGTCAAGGCGTTCTCAAGACCACGGTTCGCGTGTCGGATGTTGAAAACGCATCGAAGGCTGCCAAGCGGCAGTCCAAATCTTAA